The Verrucomicrobiota bacterium DNA window CCGAAAAGTCGATCTAATGACGGCTTCAATCCGGTAGCCCAGAGTCGGTATCCTTCCTTTTTAGGATGCAGAAGATCCGGCATGATATTGCGAGGCAGGGTTCCATCTCGTTCGAGAAAAAGGTGATTAATATCCAGGAATTCGGCTCCTTTCTCAGCCGCCAAAGCTGGAAGGGCTTTATTGATCTCTGCGTTAACTATTCGTTTCGGGTCTTCGGTTGTGGCTCCACGAGGAAAAATAGCATGCAAGATAACTTGGGTGTCGGGTAGCCGATTGTTAAGTTCATCTAGAATTGCGCTGATCCCTTGAATAGTCTCCGCAGCGGGTTGGCCTTCGGCTTGACCTGTATTATTGGTTCCGATCATAAGCACGGTCACTTTAGGGGACAGGTTCTTTAGAGCTCCATTCTCTATGCGCCACAGCACATGCTCGGTTCGATCACCACCGATTCCGAGATTGAAGGCTCCGTATTTAGCAAAGTTTTCCTCCCATAACCCGGTGTCCCATCCATGGGTAATTGAATCGCCGATAAACAGCAGTTCAACCTCCTCTCCTCGTTTGGCAGCTTCCGCCAGTTTATTCTCATAGCGGTCTTTCCACGATGGTTGGTCCAACCTGGATATTGGAACTACGGAGGCTGGTTGAGCAACGGTTGAAATGGAAGCTACTACCATGAAAAGGAAGGTGCTTAGAAGGAGAGAAAAACAATTTTTCATTTTGTGTTATCGAGTGAAAATTTAGAGTGAACCCATTGGGGATGAGTAGAAAGATTTTTGTCGTTGTTCGATGTTGGTTAATTAGCAACTCCTGGACGGATCACCTGAAAAACGATCAAGACTGAGAAATTCGATAGGGTGACGGGTACTTCCATCCATTGCGAGATCGGCCAAAATTTCTCCTATCACGCTCGCGAATTTATAACCGTGGCCGCTGAAACCTCCTGCGATGGTGACCCGGTTGTTTTCGGGGTGTTTCCCAAGAATAAAATGTTGATCAGGAGTATTCGTGTACAGGCAAGTGCAGGACTTGATTAATGGTCCTGCTGAACCAGGGATGTATTGAGCGAGTATTTCTCTAAGCGAATTGAGCTCAGCCGGGGTAGGTGGTTCCAGTGCCATTCCTATTTCAGCCAGTGGGATTTGGATGCCAGGTTTGTGTTGGGCTATTTTTAATCCTTTCTGACCGGGAAGAATCGGAAAACCATAGTGACCGTAAGGTGGATCCGTTTCTATAAACCAACAGGGGAAATTTTCCGGACTAAATTTATCTGGATTCGTTTCCGGTTCAAACCAGGCTTGGACCTGACGCGTTACGGTAAGTTGGACTCCCAGGTTCTTAAAAATGCGTTGGGTCCAGGCACCGGCGCTGATTATCAACTGGTCGGCAAACAGTGTGCCCTCGGCTGTCCTGACCTCCACACTTTGAGGAGTCGCATTCCAATTCAGGGCTGGAGTATTGGTCAGGATTTTTGCCCCTGCTCCTGATGCTTGCCAGGCATGTTCTACTATGCCTTGTTCAGGTCGGACGTAGCCTCCATCTGTTTCGAATAACCCTATGAAGGAATCAGGCAATGAGAAGGAGGGGAAGGTCTCCTGTATTTCTGAAGCATTGAGGAAACGGTGTGGCAATTGGTGTTGTCTGGCTGAATGGAGGGCACCTGAAACGATCGAATCTTCAGGGCAGCCAAAGTAGACGGCTCCTGTCCTATTAATGATAGGTTCTGAGGCTTTTAGCTGAAGCTCGTCCCACAATTCGTATGCTCGGTTGAGTAAAGGTACGTAGTCCGGGTTTTCGTAATAGGCCTTCCGAATCATCCTGGACTTTCCATGGTGTGAACCCTGATTGTGAGGAATTTCGAATTGATCAAGACCTAGGACCTTGGATCCCCGTTTGGCCAGATGGTAGCAAGCTGCGGATCCCATGGAACCGACTCCTAGAACGATGACGTCAAAATGATTATTGGCGGAAGGCATAGATCAAAGCTGAAGACTCAAGGATGAGACTCAAGGATGAGACTCAAGGATGAAGAAAATGACAACGCCGTCGAGTAAAACTACGGTTCCAGGATAAGCTCGGGAATTGGATTTGAATCAAATGAGGGTAGGGCATTCTAACCGGATAGATATGAAAAAAACCCGGCTGCTGTTGCAACCGGGTTTTGTATGAAGAGTATAGATACTTCGGGTTTAAGAAGCGGCTTTCTCTCCTGCATCAGACGGTGCTGGAAATAAGTGCACATCTGTTTGCGGGTAAGGAATTGAGATTCCCTCTTCCCCAAAGCGGTTAAAAACAGCCTCAAGGGTTTCGAAGTATACGTTCCAGTAATCGGCAGCGTTCACCCAGGGGCGAACAACAAAGTTCACGCTGCTGTCACCAAGTTCGGATACCCCGATGGTGTAAGCTGGGTCCTTGAGGATGCGTGTGTCGTTATCCAGGATTCCTTCAAGGACGCTACGTACTTTCTTCAGGTCGTCGCCGTATCCGCAACCAATAACAAGATCCACGCGGCGGGTAGGCTTTGTAGAAAAGTTGGTAATTGCACCTCCCATGACTTGAGAGTTTGGCACTATGATAACCTTGTTATCGGGAGTGCGCATAACAGTTGTTAGAATGGTGATTTCCTCAACGACTCCGAATACACCTCCACCATCAACGGCATCCCCTTTTTTAAAAGGACGGAACATAATGATAAGAACTCCGGAGGCAAAGTTTGCCAATGAACCTTGAAGGGCCAAACCGACAGCCAAGCCTGCGGCACCAAGAATGGCGATGAAGCCCGTCGTTTTAAC harbors:
- a CDS encoding mechanosensitive ion channel, whose product is MDFINTAIEKIQANGPGWITAAVVALLIFVIGKWLARKITDLVKKAMGKAKMDETLISFLGNGVYMILMVCVVLAALDYLGVKTTGFIAILGAAGLAVGLALQGSLANFASGVLIIMFRPFKKGDAVDGGGVFGVVEEITILTTVMRTPDNKVIIVPNSQVMGGAITNFSTKPTRRVDLVIGCGYGDDLKKVRSVLEGILDNDTRILKDPAYTIGVSELGDSSVNFVVRPWVNAADYWNVYFETLEAVFNRFGEEGISIPYPQTDVHLFPAPSDAGEKAAS
- the solA gene encoding N-methyl-L-tryptophan oxidase, with the protein product MPSANNHFDVIVLGVGSMGSAACYHLAKRGSKVLGLDQFEIPHNQGSHHGKSRMIRKAYYENPDYVPLLNRAYELWDELQLKASEPIINRTGAVYFGCPEDSIVSGALHSARQHQLPHRFLNASEIQETFPSFSLPDSFIGLFETDGGYVRPEQGIVEHAWQASGAGAKILTNTPALNWNATPQSVEVRTAEGTLFADQLIISAGAWTQRIFKNLGVQLTVTRQVQAWFEPETNPDKFSPENFPCWFIETDPPYGHYGFPILPGQKGLKIAQHKPGIQIPLAEIGMALEPPTPAELNSLREILAQYIPGSAGPLIKSCTCLYTNTPDQHFILGKHPENNRVTIAGGFSGHGYKFASVIGEILADLAMDGSTRHPIEFLSLDRFSGDPSRSC